The following proteins are encoded in a genomic region of Arachis ipaensis cultivar K30076 chromosome B02, Araip1.1, whole genome shotgun sequence:
- the LOC107626448 gene encoding UDP-glycosyltransferase 73D1-like produces the protein MALHFVLVPLFAQGHMIPMIDIAKILAKQKGVIVTLVTTPMNASRFEDTIFRARFEQGLQIYLLIIPFPCQQVGLPFACENLDTLPSRNLLRRFYNALDMLQEPLEHYLRTHDHAPSCIISDKCLSWTSITAARFKIPRLVFHGMSCFSLLSSYNIKLHNSHALVSSDLERFVIPGLPHIHQKIEISRAQLPGAFVALPDLDDYRDKMREAEMSSDGIVMNSFEELEKGCIEEYQRVMNKRVWCMGPVSLINKASLDMFERGNKPSIEESQCLEWLTLMEPRSVIYVCLGSLCRLVTSQLIEIGLGLEASNRPFIWVVKNADESSSLELEKWLEDEGFERRVKGRGLLIKGWAPQIMILSHPSIGGFLTHCGWNSTIEGVSFGIPLITWPLFAEQFLNEKFVVEILKVGVRIGVEVPVRFGDEKKCGILVKKNRVMEAIEMCMEGGEEGRKRRDRAIQLGKIARKSLEEGGSSGLSISCLIQDIKDHQSSKGEA, from the coding sequence ATGGCCTTGCACTTTGTGTTGGTTCCACTCTTTGCACAAGGCCACATGATTCCCATGATTGACATAGCAAAGATCTTGGCAAAGCAAAAAGGTGTGATTGTAACCTTGGTTACCACACCAATGAATGCCTCAAGATTTGAGGACACAATTTTTAGAGCAAGATTTGAACAAGGCCTCCAAATCTATCTCTTGATAATCCCATTCCCATGCCAACAAGTTGGTCTACCATTTGCCTGTGAGAATCTAGATACCTTGCCATCAAGAAACCTTCTTAGGAGATTCTACAATGCACTTGACATGCTTCAAGAACCTTTGGAACACTACCTTCGAACTCATGATCATGCACCAAGTTGCATTATCTCCGATAAGTGCCTATCTTGGACTTCCATCACCGCCGCAAGGTTCAAGATTCCAAGGCTTGTGTTCCATGGCATGTCATGTTTCTCATTGCTAAGCTCCTACAATATCAAGCTCCACAACTCACATGCTTTAGTCTCTAGTGACTTGGAGCGATTTGTGATACCGGGGCTTCCTCATATTCATCAGAAGATTGAGATATCAAGAGCACAGCTTCCAGGAGCTTTTGTTGCGCTTCCGGATTTGGATGATTATAGGGACAAAATGCGCGAGGCGGAGATGTCTTCCGATGGTATTGTGATGAATAGTTTTGAGGAATTGGAAAAGGGTTGTATTGAGGAGTACCAAAGAGTGATGAACAAGAGGGTTTGGTGCATGGGACCAGTTTCCTTGATCAACAAGGCAAGTTTGGACATGTTTGAGAGAGGGAACAAACCTTCCATTGAAGAAAGCCAATGCTTGGAATGGCTAACATTGATGGAGCCAAGGTCAGTCATCTATGTATGCCTTGGTAGCTTGTGTAGGCTTGTAACATCACAATTGATAGAAATAGGGTTAGGTTTAGAAGCATCAAATAGGCCATTCATTTGGGTGGTAAAAAATGCTGATGAAAGTTCATCATTAGAGCTAGAAAAATGGTTAGAGGATGAGGGTTTTGAAAGAAGGGTCAAAGGGAGAGGACTTTTGATTAAGGGTTGGGCACCACAAATTATGATACTATCACACCCTTCAATTGGAGGCTTCTTAACTCATTGTGGTTGGAATTCAACAATTGAAGGTGTTTCGTTTGGGATACCATTGATAACTTGGCCTTTATTTGCTGAACAATTCTTGAATGAGAAGTTTGTTGTGGAAATTTTGAAGGTTGGAGTTAGAATAGGAGTTGAGGTTCCTGTAAGGTTTGGTGATGAAAAGAAATGTGGGATTTTGGTGAAGAAAAATAGGGTTATGGAAGCTATAGAGATGTGTATGGAGGGTGGTGAAGAAGGGAGAAAGAGAAGAGATAGGGCAATACAACTTGGAAAGATTGCAAGAAAGTCTTTAGAAGAAGGTGGTTCATCTGGCTTGAGCATTTCATGCTTAATTCAAGATATTAAGGACCATCAATCATCAAAAGGGGAGGCATAA
- the LOC107626447 gene encoding uncharacterized protein LOC107626447 — MEESPSPKPEFESTTTTLTCRDSELSNNNSCSNSSFCSSEVMLPKKNTNSNNNNDRGEVVNGYIVYSRRKTKNLHEEDEEQEKKVSSEGRNGIVKVEEESSEVVVIQNDVVLGRLKRNRKPTWKTVVDECEVGEEEKAVVFKTKSSEKVVVVNRRPVTVKELFDTGLLDGVPVFYMGCKKDSTSGLRGVIQDGGILCSCCICNGRRIIPPSQFEIHACNTYKRAAQYICLENGKSLLDLLRACRAVPLHALEVAVQNFLCSPPGENYFTCKSCRGLLNQYCFPVHQALLNSVIPHKLRDAGRKEKSWSSKRDASSAFSKGASDPILFHKSLWKRKTKSYKLTVKLNTAPVTSTSMFPVTSTSTCLSSENKSQWKIAKKYQRLHKLIFEENGLPDGAKVAYYARGQKLLVGIKRGSGIVCGCCNTLVSPSQFEVHAGWASRRKPYAYIYTSDGMSLHELAMFILKERKYTAKYNDDLCVVCWDGGNLLLCDGCPRSFHKECASVSSIPRGNWYCQICQNMFQRESFVADNVHAVAAERVEGVGSIEQIARCIRIVKDSDAEMGGCVLCGGSDFSRSGFGPRTIIFCDQCEKEYHVGCLRDHKMAFLKELPEGIWICCDDCTRIHSILENILVRGPERLPESLLDVIKVKQEEILLGLPNEIDVRWRLLNGKIASSETRPFLLQAVSMFQECFDAIIDPVSGSDLIPAMVYGRSVQTQDFGGFYCALLMVNSCVVSAAMLRVFGRDVAELPLVATCYKNRGKGYFQTLFSCIERLLAFLNVKNFVLPAAEEAISIWTDKFGFSLMKPEQLSNYRKNFSQMMAFKGTIMLEKPVPSCRIVNTRS; from the exons ATGGAGGAATCTCCATCTCCCAAACCAGAGTTCGAATCCACAACCACAACTCTAACATGCCGCGATTCCGaactcagcaacaacaacagctgCAGCAATAGCAGCTTCTGCAGCAGCGAGGTCATGCTTCCAAAGAAGAACactaacagcaacaacaacaacgatAGAGGTGAGGTTGTGAACGGTTACATTGTGTACTCGCGAAGGAAGACGAAGAATCTCCATGAAGAAGACGAAGAGCAAGAGAAGAAGGTAAGTTCCGAGGGCAGAAATGGAATTGTAAAGGTGGAGGAGGAAAGTAGTGAGGTGGTGGTGATTcagaacgacgtcgttttgggaaGGTTGAAGAGGAATAGGAAGCCAACGTGGAAAACGGTGGTGGATGAGTGTGAagttggagaagaagagaaagcGGTGGTTTTCAAGACGAAGTCATCGGAGAAGGTTGTTGTCGTTAACAGAAGGCCCGTCACCGTTAAAGAGCTCTTCGACACTGGTTTGCTCGATGGAGTTCCCGTTTTTTACATGGGTTGCAAGAAG GATTCAACTTCCGGATTACGGGGTGTGATTCAAGATGGGGGAATATTGTGCTCATGCTGTATTTGCAATGGCCGCAGG ATTATTCCTCCATCCCAATTCGAGATTCATGCTTGCAATACATACAAGAGAGCAGCACAATATATTTGCCTTGAGAATGGGAAGAGCTTGCTTGACCTTTTGAGAGCATGCAGAGCAGTTCCCCTGCATGCTTTGGAGGTGGCAGTTCAAAATTTTCTTTGTTCCCCACCTGGAGAAAATTACTTTACCTGCAAAAGTTGCAGAG GTCTCCTAAACCAGTATTGTTTCCCAGTCCATCAAGCACTTCTGAACTCTGTAATTCCTCACAAACTAAGAGACgctggaagaaaagagaaaagttG GTCATCAAAACGGGATGCCAGCTCAGCTTTTTCCAAGGGTGCTTCAGATCCTATTCTATTCCACAAGAGTTTGTGGAAGAGGAAAACAAA GTCATATAAACTGACAGTAAAATTAAACACTGCTCCAGTTACTTCAACTTCGATGTTTCCAGTTACTTCAACTTCGACGTGTTTATCTTCAGAAAATAAGAGCCAGTGGAAGATCGCCAAAAA GTATCAGCGACTgcataaattaatttttgaagaaaatggaTTGCCTGATGGAGCCAAAGTAGCTTATTATGCACGTGGACAG AAATTGCTTGTAGGTATCAAAAGGGGCTCTGGAATTGTGTGTGGATGCTGTAACACGCTG GTCAGCCCTTCACAATTTGAGGTACATGCAGGTTGGGCTTCTCGAAGGAAACC TTATGCATACATCTACACTTCAGATGGGATGTCTCTCCATGAGTTAGCAATGTTTATACTAAAAGAACGCAAATACACTGCAAAGTATAATGATGATCTATGCGTTGTCTGTTGGGATGGGGGGAACCTGCTGCTCTGTGATGGATGCCCAAGGTCGTTTCACAAAG AATGTGCGTCAGTATCAAGTATTCCTCGTGGTAATTGGTATTGTCAAATTTGCCAAAACATGTTCCAAAGAGAAAGTTTTGTTGCGGACAATGTCCATGCTGTGGCAGCAGAAAGGGTTGAAGGAGTTGGTTCCATTGAACAGATTGCCAGATGCATTCGCATAGTAAAAGATAGCGATGCTGAGATGGGTGGATGTGTTTTGTGCGG AGGTTCTGACTTCAGCAGATCAGGATTTGGTCCACGCACAATAATATTCTGTGATCAG TGTGAAAAGGAATACCATGTTGGTTGTTTGAGGGATCATAAGATGGCATTTTTAAAG GAGTTGCCAGAAGGGATTTGGATTTGCTGCGATGATTGCACAAGGATACATTCTATTTTGGAGAACATCCTGGTTAGGGGGCCTGAGAGACTTCCGGAATCTCTCTTGGATGTAATAAAGGTGAAGCAAGAGGAAATACTTTTAGGACTACCTAATGAGATTGATGTAAGATGGAGACTTCTTAATGGAAAAATTGCTAGCTCTGAAACTAGGCCATTCCTTTTGCAGGCTGTGTCAATGTTTCAA GAATGTTTTGATGCTATTATTGATCCAGTTAGTGGGAGTGACCTTATTCCTGCCATGGTTTATGG AAGGAGTGTACAGACTCAGGATTTTGGAGGATTTTATTGTGCATTATTAATGGTCAA TTCATGTGTGGTATCTGCGGCTATGCTTCGAGTTTTTGGGAGAGATGTTGCAGAGCTCCCTTTAGTTGCAACGTGTTATAAGAACCGTGGAAAG GGTTATTTCCAAACGCTGTTCTCTTGCATTGAGAGGCTGCTGGCTTTCTTGAATGTGAAGAACTTTGTTCTACCAGCTGCTGAGGAAGCAATATCTATATGGACCGATAAATTTGGGTTTAGCCTGATGAAACCTGAGcag CTTAGCAATTATAGAAAGAACTTCAGTCAGATGATGGCATTCAAAGGGACAATTATGCTCGAAAAACCGGTTCCATCGTGTCGGATCGTCAATACCCGATCCTGA
- the LOC107626446 gene encoding uncharacterized protein LOC107626446, translating to MDPDISRWLAEFQLRSSAPNSVVADFLKSLNLSKPDNKLKKTLLLRILQSEITNASITEEALEVLEEIEAIDGNDAVPLLDFMRTAYCAIAVECTVKYLSATSDGVPSKEYLAAMARIWFGRVLKLEHSRSKLFSYELAQWMENIEAAVVDTEIYQRLAKLNTRYDAFSAVRVYLQKVWETMGPCFLDTLAEMTFKGMKKESASRVLLMEGVGLNGGHEGKEQLEERAEGSVDGTQEPAKGEKASQKGDPQLQRKLPAFLRCHRGVNKSIAEELGTEHSGSKNGTKFSAEVKVAEESLPEALNVSDAVGLKLAQKGKNQEGLMENMSGDVDMPNLNTSRAIVLFQPNDADHEKKSSVHHSRVQVQCSNLMEENSTAHESPNLMEQNSTAHEIPNLMEQNSTAHEIPNLMEQNSTAHESPNLMEQNSTPRRYKRDNSKGNPTGVQLRRKKRRWSPMEEDALRIGVEKFGSGNWKAILSLYRNIFEDRKAIDLKDKWRNMMRY from the exons ATGGACCCCGACATTTCGCGGTGGCTTGCGGAATTCCAACTCCGGAGTTCCGCCCCCAACTCCGTCGTCGCCGACTTCCTTAAGTCCCTTAACCTCTCCAAACCCGATAACAAACTTAAGAAAACCCTCCTCCTCCGCATCCTCCAATCCGAAATCACCAATGCCTCAATCACCGAAGAGGCTCTTGAGGTACTCGAGGAAATCGAAGCCATTGACGGAAACGACGCCGTTCCGCTCCTCGATTTCATGCGCACAGCCTACTGCGCCATCGCCGTCGAATGCACAGTCAAGTACCTCTCCGCCACCTCCGACGGCGTTCCCAGCAAGGAGTACTTAGCCGCCATGGCGCGTATCTGGTTTGGGCGCGTGCTGAAATTGGAACATAGCCGGAGCAAGCTGTTCTCTTACGAGCTTGCACAGTGGATGGAGAACATCGAGGCTGCAGTTGTTGACACCGAGATTTATCAGAGGTTGGCGAAGTTGAATACGCGATACGATGCGTTTTCCGCGGTTAGGGTTTATCTGCAGAAAGTTTGGGAAACAATGGGGCCTTGTTTTCTTGACACGTTAGCGGAAATGACATTTAAGGGCATGAAGAAAGAATCGGCAAGTAGGGTTTTGTTGATGGAGGGTGTGGGGTTGAATGGTGGACATGAGGGGAAGGAACAGTTGGAAGAGAGAGCTGAAGGTTCTGTTGATGGAACCCAGGAGCCTGCAAAGGGGGAAAAAG CAAGCCAGAAAGGTGATCCTCAACTTCAACGCAAGCTCCCTGCATTTCTTAGATGCCATAGAGGAGTTAATAAATCTATTGCTGAGGAATTGGGAACAGAACATTCAGGGAGCAAAAATGGTACCAAGTTTAGTGCTGAAGTTAAAGTAGCTGAGGAATCTCTTCCTGAGGCATTGAATGTATCTGATGCTGTTGGATTGAAACTTGCACAGAAAGGTAAAAATCAAGAAGGACTCATGGAAAACATGAGTGGGGATGTAGATATGCCCAACTTAAATACTTCCAGGGCTATTGTTCTTTTTCAACCTAACGATGCCGATCATGAGAAGAAGTCTTCTGTTCATCATAGTAGAGTTCAAGTTCAATGTTCCAATTTAATGGAGGAGAACAGCACTGCTCATGAAAGCCCCAATTTGATGGAGCAAAACAGCACTGCTCATGAAATCCCCAATTTGATGGAGCAAAACAGCACTGCTCATGAAATCCCCAATTTGATGGAGCAGAACAGCACTGCTCATGAAAGCCCCAATTTGATGGAGCAGAACAGTACTCCTCGTAGGTATAAG AGGGATAATTCAAAAGGTAATCCCACTGGAGTGCAACtaagaaggaagaaaagaagatggtctCCAATGGAAGAGGATGCACTAAGAATTGGTGTGGAAAA GTTTGGCTCAGGAAACTGGAAAGCAATTCTGAGTCTTTACAGGAACATATTTGAAGATAGAAAAGCA ATTGATCTGAAGGACAAGTGGAGAAATATGATGCGGTACTGA